A region of Bacteroidia bacterium DNA encodes the following proteins:
- a CDS encoding PorT family protein yields the protein MKKILLLTLGITYSLFTIATPDSTVAPKKKPKPSAKERVFIAYDFNFLVNSGAGIKVSPFRSGGVTAAAFWDRPLGRSPFSLAIGAGFSSFNIHSRSAIGTDAVGSNFFFKLPDTVSISRNKFSLNYIEVPFEVRFRTRPNTKNQSFKIALGFKAGYLVQSHTKYKGDDLSTAIDDKIKVKTYNIDNISPWRYGLTARIGYGMFNIYGFYSLQGMFNETKVSKGQPNSQPLSIGIAITY from the coding sequence ATGAAAAAAATTCTTCTTTTAACTTTAGGAATTACGTATTCCCTTTTTACTATCGCTACTCCTGATTCAACTGTAGCTCCCAAAAAGAAACCGAAACCTTCGGCAAAGGAGCGGGTTTTTATAGCCTATGATTTCAATTTCCTTGTCAATTCAGGAGCCGGAATTAAGGTTTCTCCTTTTCGTTCAGGTGGTGTAACTGCTGCTGCATTTTGGGATCGCCCCTTGGGTCGCTCTCCTTTCAGCTTGGCCATTGGTGCCGGATTTTCTTCTTTCAACATCCATTCTCGTTCGGCCATTGGTACCGATGCTGTTGGAAGCAATTTCTTTTTCAAACTTCCCGATACCGTTAGTATTTCCAGAAATAAATTTTCTCTAAATTACATCGAGGTTCCGTTCGAAGTTCGCTTTCGTACCCGCCCAAATACTAAAAATCAAAGCTTTAAAATTGCTTTGGGTTTCAAAGCCGGTTACCTGGTTCAAAGTCATACCAAATACAAAGGCGACGATTTATCAACGGCTATCGACGATAAAATCAAGGTTAAAACGTATAACATCGATAATATTTCTCCTTGGCGTTATGGCTTAACTGCCCGAATTGGTTATGGAATGTTTAACATCTATGGCTTTTATTCCTTGCAAGGAATGTTTAATGAAACCAAAGTTTCTAAAGGACAACCTAATTCTCAGCCACTTTCTATAGGCATTGCAATTACCTACTAG